The Xanthobacter flavus genome includes a window with the following:
- the hemA gene encoding 5-aminolevulinate synthase: protein MTYDHFFADAIDALRKERRYRTFAEIERDASRFPRAVWHSPGGPRDIVVWCSNDYLGMGSHPDVVAAMCEAAQARGAGAGGTRNISGNSHEIVMLERELADLHGKESGLVFTSGYISNATGISTIVKLIPDCVVISDELNHNSMIEGVRHGGRQKAIFRHNDLDHLEELLKASGDRPKLVVFESVYSMDGDIAPIGAICELAERYGAMTYLDEVHAVGMYGARGGGVAERDGVMHRVDVIEGTLGKAFGVVGGYITGKRLIIDAVRSYAPGFIFTTALPPAVAAAATASVRHLKNSQAERTGQRTQVAKVKAALAAAGLPQMETPTHIVPVMVGDAKACKMASDLMLAEYGIYIQPINYPTVPRGTERLRITPTPFHDDALIAHLATALSDVWERLELPYADRVAQHTASRSTAAGPAPIPLPMAGG, encoded by the coding sequence ATGACCTACGACCACTTCTTTGCCGACGCCATCGACGCCCTGCGCAAGGAGCGCCGCTATCGCACCTTCGCCGAGATCGAGCGCGATGCCTCGCGCTTTCCGCGGGCGGTGTGGCACTCGCCGGGCGGTCCGCGCGACATCGTGGTGTGGTGCTCCAACGACTATCTCGGCATGGGCAGCCATCCGGATGTGGTCGCCGCCATGTGCGAGGCGGCCCAGGCGCGCGGCGCCGGCGCCGGGGGCACCCGCAACATCTCGGGCAACAGCCATGAGATCGTGATGCTGGAGCGCGAGCTGGCCGACCTGCACGGCAAGGAATCCGGCCTCGTCTTCACCTCCGGCTACATCTCCAACGCCACCGGCATCTCCACCATCGTCAAGCTGATCCCCGATTGCGTGGTGATCTCGGACGAGCTGAACCACAATTCCATGATCGAGGGCGTCCGCCACGGCGGCCGGCAGAAGGCCATCTTCCGCCACAACGACCTCGACCACCTCGAAGAGCTGCTGAAGGCGTCCGGCGACCGGCCGAAGCTGGTGGTGTTCGAGAGCGTCTATTCCATGGACGGCGACATCGCCCCCATCGGCGCCATCTGCGAGCTGGCCGAGCGCTACGGCGCCATGACCTATCTTGATGAGGTTCATGCCGTCGGCATGTATGGCGCGCGCGGCGGCGGCGTCGCCGAGCGTGACGGCGTGATGCACCGGGTGGACGTGATCGAGGGCACGCTGGGCAAGGCCTTCGGTGTGGTCGGCGGCTACATCACCGGCAAGCGCCTCATCATCGATGCCGTGCGCTCCTACGCGCCGGGCTTCATCTTCACCACCGCTCTGCCGCCGGCCGTCGCCGCCGCGGCCACCGCCTCGGTGCGCCATCTCAAGAATTCGCAGGCCGAGCGCACCGGCCAGCGCACCCAGGTGGCGAAGGTGAAGGCGGCGCTGGCCGCCGCCGGCCTGCCGCAGATGGAGACGCCCACCCACATCGTCCCGGTGATGGTGGGTGATGCCAAGGCCTGCAAGATGGCCAGCGACCTGATGCTGGCCGAGTACGGCATCTACATCCAGCCCATCAACTACCCCACCGTGCCGCGCGGCACGGAGCGCCTGCGCATCACCCCCACCCCGTTCCACGACGACGCGCTGATCGCCCATCTGGCGACCGCTTTGTCGGACGTGTGGGAGCGGCTGGAACTGCCTTATGCCGATCGCGTGGCGCAGCACACGGCCTCGCGCAGCACCGCGGCCGGCCCGGCGCCCATCCCGCTGCCGATGGCTGGCGGCTGA